A genomic window from Agreia sp. COWG includes:
- a CDS encoding amidohydrolase family protein, which translates to MDLLLRSARLVDRPQLVDIAVADGVIVDVSPVGGIPPAADRVVDCRGRVVIPGLIEAHLHVDKALLDRERSNPDGTLAGAIAVTAELKRGFTHDRVRDRARLVLDQAIVNGTTLVRAHPDVDPIVGLIGVEVLLGLRDEYRDALDLQIVAFPQEGITKAPGTLELMREALSAGADVVGGCTYNEASLAHCEQHIETVLDLAEEFGVPADMHADFADDTSDPRFALAARIARSVLARGLQGRVTLGHMTSLASLPRAARVELLGTLAAARIAVVPLPATDLHLGGRNDESDVRRGVVPVRELWQAGVPSAYSSNNVRNAFTPFGNTDMLDIGLLLAQVGHLSGHDDLARVLAMATTSAARVVGIGDSYGIRPGAAADLVVLSTTDPTGVLLDRPDRNLVFKRGRVVAETTRTTIVRSKELTHA; encoded by the coding sequence ATGGATCTGCTGCTTCGTAGCGCCCGCCTCGTCGACAGGCCGCAGCTCGTCGACATCGCTGTCGCCGATGGCGTCATCGTCGACGTCTCACCCGTCGGCGGCATCCCGCCCGCCGCCGACCGCGTCGTGGACTGTCGGGGCCGCGTGGTGATTCCCGGCCTGATCGAGGCGCACCTGCACGTCGACAAGGCGCTGCTCGATCGGGAGCGCTCGAACCCCGACGGCACGCTCGCGGGGGCGATCGCCGTGACGGCGGAACTCAAGCGCGGATTCACGCACGACCGGGTCCGCGACCGGGCTCGCCTCGTGCTCGACCAGGCCATCGTCAACGGCACGACGCTTGTGCGCGCCCATCCTGATGTCGACCCGATCGTGGGGCTGATCGGCGTCGAGGTGCTGCTGGGGCTGCGCGACGAATACCGCGATGCCCTCGACCTGCAGATCGTGGCCTTTCCCCAGGAGGGCATCACGAAGGCCCCGGGTACCCTCGAGCTGATGAGGGAGGCCCTCTCTGCGGGCGCCGACGTGGTCGGTGGGTGCACCTACAACGAGGCGAGCCTCGCGCACTGCGAACAGCACATCGAGACGGTGCTCGACCTCGCCGAGGAGTTCGGTGTTCCGGCCGATATGCACGCGGACTTCGCCGACGACACGAGCGATCCGCGGTTCGCGCTGGCCGCGCGCATCGCGCGCTCCGTGCTCGCGCGCGGTCTGCAGGGGCGCGTGACGCTCGGCCACATGACGTCGCTCGCGAGCCTGCCGCGCGCGGCCCGCGTCGAACTGCTCGGAACCTTGGCCGCGGCGCGGATCGCCGTCGTGCCGCTTCCGGCGACGGATCTGCACCTGGGTGGACGCAACGACGAGTCGGACGTGCGACGCGGAGTCGTGCCGGTGCGCGAGCTCTGGCAGGCCGGGGTGCCGAGCGCGTATTCGTCGAACAACGTGCGCAACGCATTCACCCCGTTCGGCAACACCGACATGCTCGACATCGGCCTGCTTCTCGCCCAGGTCGGACACCTCTCGGGCCACGACGATCTCGCTCGGGTTCTCGCGATGGCCACGACCTCGGCCGCCCGCGTCGTGGGTATCGGCGACAGCTACGGCATCCGGCCCGGCGCCGCAGCAGATCTCGTGGTGCTCTCGACCACCGACCCGACCGGCGTTCTGCTCGACCGGCCCGATCGAAACCTCGTGTTCAAGCGAGGCCGAGTGGTGGCCGAAACCACGCGCACAACCATCGTCCGAAGCAAGGAGCTCACCCATGCGTGA
- a CDS encoding phosphate/phosphite/phosphonate ABC transporter substrate-binding protein, with the protein MLSTRNKRIGTVVGAAIITAVALTGCAGNSSSDSAAAGSGSGTWAKTEGTLVFGATPDQAGSDSNNKPLEDYIAKETGYKVEYYPTSDYTALIAAAVAGKVDLMSSGALQYVMAQNKGAELSAVAATLTSADVTDPGYYSEAIVAKGSSITSLADAKGKTVCFVDPNSTSGFLFGLYQLKQAGLSVDSTGADANGNPTFADFTAYFAGAHDKSEQAVASKQCDLGFAEDSVVTPAVAKGEVTSINKQYVPGGPLSISTTLPDDVKTKLTSVLQGATLDAIKSSGVTLTDGFTKGYFGAQKEADDYYAPVRDLCSSIPAGKCAK; encoded by the coding sequence GTGCTCAGTACCCGAAACAAGCGCATCGGCACCGTCGTCGGCGCAGCCATCATCACCGCAGTCGCCCTCACCGGATGCGCGGGGAACTCCTCCTCAGACTCGGCCGCGGCCGGTTCCGGCTCCGGCACCTGGGCCAAGACAGAGGGAACCCTCGTCTTCGGAGCCACCCCCGACCAGGCCGGATCCGACTCGAACAACAAGCCGCTCGAGGACTACATCGCCAAGGAGACCGGCTACAAGGTCGAGTACTACCCCACGTCGGACTACACCGCCCTGATCGCCGCCGCGGTGGCCGGCAAGGTCGACCTGATGTCGTCGGGCGCCCTGCAGTACGTGATGGCCCAGAACAAGGGCGCCGAGCTCTCGGCGGTCGCCGCCACCCTCACCTCGGCCGACGTCACCGACCCCGGCTACTACTCCGAGGCCATCGTGGCCAAGGGCTCCTCCATCACCTCGCTCGCCGACGCCAAGGGAAAGACGGTCTGCTTCGTTGACCCCAACTCCACCTCGGGCTTTCTGTTCGGTCTCTACCAGCTGAAGCAGGCCGGCCTCAGCGTCGACAGCACCGGCGCAGACGCCAACGGCAACCCCACGTTCGCCGACTTCACCGCCTATTTCGCCGGCGCCCATGACAAGTCTGAGCAGGCCGTGGCCTCGAAGCAGTGCGACCTGGGCTTCGCCGAGGACTCGGTCGTCACTCCGGCCGTGGCCAAGGGCGAGGTGACCTCGATCAATAAGCAGTACGTTCCCGGCGGCCCGCTGTCGATCTCGACGACGCTGCCCGACGACGTGAAGACGAAGCTCACCTCGGTTCTGCAGGGCGCGACCCTCGATGCCATCAAGAGCTCGGGTGTCACGTTGACCGACGGCTTCACCAAGGGCTACTTCGGCGCGCAGAAAGAAGCCGACGACTACTACGCGCCCGTGCGGGATCTGTGCTCGAGCATCCCCGCCGGCAAGTGCGCGAAGTAA
- the phnC gene encoding phosphonate ABC transporter ATP-binding protein: MTSQTTSSLISVTDVTKYFGSNRALHDVNLRVEKGEVVVLLGLSGSGKSTLLRHLDGLEQPSSGSVQVLGHEVPRLNASALRSLRGQVGMIFQQFELVPSLTVLENVLTGSLARLRGPRLGLWAYPSELKRAAMTHLDRVGLLEKCYERADELSGGQQQRVAIARALMQNPSILLADEPVASLDPESSDQVMRLIREIAADDGLTVVCSLHQVELALSWGDRIVGLRHGEVVLDTPTDNLDKAQVMEIYGRVTDSTAALSVIETELGALGAAPRLSTRQRARRQKA, encoded by the coding sequence ATGACCAGCCAGACGACCTCCTCCCTTATCTCTGTCACCGACGTCACGAAGTACTTCGGCTCGAACAGGGCGCTCCACGACGTGAACCTGCGCGTCGAGAAGGGGGAGGTCGTCGTGCTGCTCGGCCTGTCCGGCTCGGGCAAGTCGACGCTGCTACGCCACCTCGACGGGCTGGAACAGCCCTCATCCGGTTCGGTTCAGGTGCTCGGGCACGAGGTACCCCGCCTCAACGCGAGCGCACTGCGATCGCTGCGCGGGCAGGTCGGCATGATCTTTCAGCAGTTCGAGCTCGTTCCCTCTCTCACCGTGCTCGAGAACGTCTTGACCGGTTCGCTCGCCCGACTGCGCGGGCCCCGGCTGGGCCTTTGGGCCTACCCGAGCGAGCTGAAGCGGGCCGCAATGACCCATCTCGACCGCGTCGGCCTTCTCGAGAAATGCTACGAGCGCGCCGACGAACTCTCCGGCGGGCAGCAGCAGCGGGTCGCGATTGCCCGGGCCCTCATGCAGAACCCCTCGATTCTGCTGGCCGACGAGCCGGTGGCCAGCCTCGACCCCGAGTCGAGCGACCAGGTCATGCGACTCATCCGCGAGATCGCCGCCGACGACGGGCTCACCGTGGTGTGCAGCCTGCACCAGGTCGAGCTCGCACTCTCGTGGGGCGATCGCATCGTGGGCCTGCGGCACGGAGAGGTGGTGCTCGACACCCCCACCGACAACCTCGACAAGGCGCAGGTGATGGAGATCTACGGTCGTGTCACCGACTCCACCGCCGCCCTCTCGGTGATCGAGACCGAGTTGGGAGCGCTCGGCGCCGCGCCTCGACTGTCGACGCGCCAGCGCGCTCGCCGCCAAAAGGCGTGA
- a CDS encoding ABC transporter permease, whose translation MTTLAAEPRQSTPSIETRAPRRRRSPSRSLGIVVILAMLVFSVYALTTLDFSWSNVASSTRNAIKVFSLMDPISLPGPADLAYLIGLTVGIVVLGTLVASLISIPVAYIAAANTTPAPWLRVVGRTIGVVTRAVPDVVLALAFSLTFALGSPLPGVFAIGIHSIGMISKLFADAIEQIDEGPQRAIRSTGGSKAQEFWSGVFPQVLPSWIATSLHRFDINLRGSAILGYAGVGGLGYAMKVAFGQFPNGYGRGLGIAAVIFVLCVVLEIVSSTIRRTLLGVAPSGRGLGDRVVRAATRGGGKSGSGQLGASPRGGTTPAPAHTVDAMMRRPLTPARIRNAVWIVVTLLIIVASYWMADIDFSQISWNYVVPTLQSFWPPNFGSHSVDEFLQALLVTIEVAFAAALLSVVFSLVFGSLAARNVAPNPRVRGVFRGILVVFRGVPELVLAIFLIMVTGLGNQAGVVALAFGGIGLLGKLIADSFEELPPGPERALTAAGATRMQRFVAATWPQGLPSLIGNSLYLVDTNIRAATILGIVGGSGIGYYLTNASTVLTLHGQVTTLVIMVIVTVLILEGIATWMRRVFR comes from the coding sequence GTGACCACCCTCGCCGCTGAACCGCGCCAGAGCACCCCCTCGATCGAGACGCGAGCACCCCGCCGCCGCCGATCGCCGTCGAGGTCACTCGGCATCGTCGTGATTCTCGCGATGCTCGTCTTCTCGGTCTATGCCCTCACCACCCTCGACTTCTCGTGGTCGAACGTGGCGTCGAGCACGAGAAACGCGATCAAGGTCTTCAGCCTCATGGACCCGATCAGCCTTCCGGGCCCGGCCGACCTCGCCTATCTGATCGGCCTCACGGTGGGCATCGTGGTTCTGGGCACGCTCGTCGCCTCGCTGATCTCGATCCCGGTGGCCTACATCGCGGCCGCGAACACCACCCCCGCCCCCTGGCTGCGGGTCGTGGGCAGAACCATCGGCGTGGTCACCCGCGCCGTGCCGGATGTCGTGCTCGCCCTGGCCTTCTCGCTCACGTTCGCCCTGGGCAGCCCGCTACCCGGTGTCTTCGCCATAGGCATCCATTCGATCGGAATGATCTCGAAACTCTTCGCCGACGCCATCGAGCAGATCGACGAGGGGCCCCAGCGCGCCATCCGGTCGACGGGCGGATCGAAGGCGCAGGAGTTCTGGTCTGGCGTCTTTCCGCAGGTTCTGCCCTCGTGGATCGCCACCTCGCTGCACCGCTTCGACATCAACCTGCGCGGTTCCGCCATTCTCGGTTACGCCGGGGTGGGCGGTCTTGGCTACGCGATGAAGGTCGCGTTCGGCCAGTTTCCGAACGGCTACGGTCGCGGGCTGGGCATCGCCGCGGTGATCTTCGTGCTCTGCGTCGTTCTCGAGATCGTGTCGTCGACGATTCGCCGCACGCTTCTGGGCGTCGCCCCCTCGGGGCGCGGCCTCGGCGACCGCGTGGTTCGAGCGGCGACCAGGGGCGGTGGCAAGAGCGGCAGCGGCCAGCTCGGTGCCAGCCCCCGGGGCGGCACAACACCGGCCCCCGCCCACACCGTCGACGCCATGATGAGGCGGCCCCTGACGCCGGCGCGCATCCGAAACGCCGTCTGGATCGTCGTCACCCTGCTGATCATCGTGGCCAGCTACTGGATGGCCGACATCGACTTCTCGCAGATCAGCTGGAACTACGTCGTTCCGACCCTGCAGAGCTTCTGGCCGCCCAACTTCGGCAGCCACAGCGTCGACGAGTTTCTGCAGGCCCTGCTTGTGACGATCGAGGTCGCGTTCGCCGCGGCGCTGCTCTCGGTGGTGTTCTCGCTCGTCTTCGGCTCGCTCGCCGCGCGCAACGTGGCGCCGAACCCCCGGGTGCGCGGTGTGTTCCGGGGCATCCTGGTGGTCTTTCGCGGCGTGCCCGAGCTCGTGCTGGCCATCTTCTTGATCATGGTCACCGGCCTCGGAAACCAGGCCGGCGTCGTGGCGCTGGCCTTCGGCGGCATCGGCCTGCTGGGCAAGCTCATCGCCGACTCGTTCGAAGAGCTGCCGCCCGGCCCGGAGCGCGCGCTCACCGCAGCCGGAGCGACGCGCATGCAGCGCTTCGTCGCCGCGACCTGGCCGCAGGGGCTGCCCTCGCTGATCGGCAACTCGCTCTACCTGGTCGACACGAACATTCGCGCCGCCACCATCCTGGGCATCGTCGGCGGCAGCGGCATCGGCTATTACCTCACCAACGCCTCCACCGTTCTCACCCTGCACGGCCAGGTCACCACGCTGGTGATCATGGTGATCGTCACGGTGCTGATTCTCGAAGGCATCGCCACCTGGATGCGACGCGTCTTCCGCTAG